One Helianthus annuus cultivar XRQ/B chromosome 12, HanXRQr2.0-SUNRISE, whole genome shotgun sequence genomic region harbors:
- the LOC110894417 gene encoding pectinesterase inhibitor 9, with amino-acid sequence MKQHSLKQPKQNMEVQLKSTIVFFLIISTTALLSSTTTGHPFPPPSDEPDYIRTSCSTTRYPETCFSTLSKYSGPVQHDPSRLAMAAIHVALTNATRMAFYVSKVSHHKDSDNTTESAAIHDCSSVFGDAVDEISKSHKEMKRLGWTGESVRFQLSNVQTWMSAALTNEDTCTDGFEDVADSSVKTKVLDRVVAVKEVTSNALALVNSYADTIPV; translated from the coding sequence ATGAAACAACATTCTTTAAAACAACCAAAACAAAACATGGAAGTCCAACTCAAGTCCACCATAGTTTTCTTCTTGATCATCTCTACAACCGCATTACTATCATCAACCACCACCGGCCACCCATTCCCACCACCATCCGACGAGCCTGATTACATCCGCACGAGCTGCTCGACGACTCGTTACCCCGAAACTTGCTTCTCCACCCTGTCCAAATACTCTGGACCCGTCCAACACGACCCCAGCCGCCTCGCTATGGCAGCGATCCACGTTGCGTTAACAAACGCCACTCGCATGGCGTTCTACGTCTCTAAGGTATCCCACCACAAGGATTCCGACAACACAACGGAATCTGCCGCAATCCACGACTGCTCATCTGTGTTTGGAGACGCTGTGGATGAAATTAGCAAGTCGCACAAAGAAATGAAACGGTTGGGTTGGACCGGTGAATCGGTTAGGTTCCAGCTCAGCAACGTGCAGACGTGGATGAGTGCGGCGTTGACCAACGAGGACACGTGTACAGACGGGTTTGAGGATGTGGCGGATAGCAGTGTGAAGACCAAGGTTTTGGATCGGGTGGTGGCGGTTAAGGAAGTTACGAGTAATGCTTTGGCGTTAGTTAACAGTTATGCGGATACGATACCGGTTTAG